The proteins below are encoded in one region of Micromonospora yangpuensis:
- a CDS encoding prenyltransferase/squalene oxidase repeat-containing protein, with protein sequence MTSTEYPSALATATDPGTEALAHPARGGSVDGASELVAQLLARPAGQVSASTYETARLVSLAPWLTGHAQRVRWLLDCQHADGGWGPGDGYQLVPTLSATEALLAVLRTRTVSGLDEVARAAGRGLTALSGWLGAATPLPDTPALDLIVPALVEAVNEHLDRHGHPPTGRSAGRLGLPVGMTGARLAAVRHQAVAGRSLDVKLHHALEVLGPLARAARGVTPQPNGAVGASPAATAAWLGGPDRPDGQPAPVSYLERVVAGGDRLAPCTTPITVFERSWVVSTLARAGMPVAASPDLVGSLTADLTEAGTATSPGLPPDADTTSVTLYALLRLGVPVDPDCLWRYDIGTGFCTWPGEDGISVTTNAHVLDVLGEYLAGGAAVPGPAADRYRSAVHRLEGLLLDQQHDDGTWHDRWHASPYYATLCCALALAGYGRTPAVAPALARAARWVLATQRPDGSWGRWHGTPEETAYALHLLAVAGGEPARAALGRGRAHLLRVADQPGDAQLWHDKDLYQPTMIVRSAVLAADHLTAGDTALTRR encoded by the coding sequence TTGACCAGCACTGAGTACCCGAGCGCACTGGCCACCGCGACCGACCCCGGCACCGAGGCACTGGCCCACCCCGCGCGCGGTGGCTCCGTCGACGGGGCGTCCGAGCTGGTCGCGCAGCTGTTGGCGCGGCCGGCCGGCCAGGTCTCGGCGTCGACCTACGAGACCGCCCGGCTGGTCAGCCTGGCACCGTGGTTGACCGGGCACGCCCAGCGGGTGCGCTGGCTGCTCGACTGCCAACACGCCGACGGCGGCTGGGGCCCCGGGGACGGGTACCAGCTGGTGCCCACCCTGAGTGCCACCGAGGCGCTGCTCGCGGTGCTGCGTACCCGGACGGTGTCCGGCCTGGACGAGGTGGCCCGCGCGGCCGGACGGGGCCTGACCGCCCTGTCCGGGTGGCTCGGCGCGGCCACCCCGCTGCCGGACACCCCGGCGTTGGACCTGATCGTGCCGGCGTTGGTCGAGGCGGTCAACGAGCACCTCGACCGGCACGGTCACCCACCGACCGGCCGGTCCGCCGGCCGGCTCGGGCTGCCGGTCGGCATGACCGGGGCGCGGCTGGCCGCCGTCCGGCACCAGGCGGTGGCGGGTCGGTCGCTGGACGTCAAGCTGCACCACGCCCTGGAGGTGCTGGGGCCGCTGGCCCGCGCCGCGCGGGGAGTCACACCGCAGCCCAACGGCGCGGTCGGCGCCTCCCCCGCGGCGACCGCCGCCTGGCTCGGCGGGCCCGACCGGCCCGACGGGCAGCCGGCTCCGGTGTCCTATCTGGAACGGGTGGTCGCCGGCGGTGACCGGCTGGCCCCCTGCACCACCCCGATCACGGTCTTCGAGCGGTCCTGGGTGGTCAGCACGCTGGCCCGCGCGGGGATGCCGGTGGCGGCGTCGCCCGACCTGGTGGGCAGCCTCACCGCCGACCTGACCGAGGCCGGCACGGCGACCAGTCCGGGGCTGCCGCCCGACGCGGACACCACGTCGGTCACCCTCTACGCGCTGCTGCGGCTCGGCGTGCCGGTGGACCCGGACTGCCTGTGGCGGTACGACATCGGCACGGGCTTCTGCACCTGGCCGGGGGAGGACGGGATCTCCGTCACCACCAACGCGCACGTGCTCGACGTGTTGGGCGAGTACCTGGCCGGCGGCGCGGCCGTGCCCGGGCCGGCCGCCGACCGGTACCGGTCGGCGGTCCACCGGCTGGAGGGGCTCCTGCTCGACCAGCAGCACGACGACGGCACCTGGCACGACCGGTGGCACGCCTCGCCGTACTACGCGACGCTCTGCTGCGCGCTGGCGCTGGCCGGGTACGGCCGCACCCCGGCGGTGGCCCCGGCGCTCGCCCGGGCCGCCCGGTGGGTGCTGGCCACCCAGCGCCCGGACGGCTCCTGGGGCCGGTGGCACGGCACCCCGGAGGAGACCGCGTACGCGCTGCACCTGCTCGCCGTGGCCGGCGGAGAGCCGGCCCGGGCGGCGCTCGGCCGTGGCCGCGCCCACCTGCTGCGGGTGGCCGACCAGCCGGGCGACGCGCAGCTCTGGCACGACAAGGACCTCTACCAGCCGACCATGATCGTCCGTTCGGCCGTGCTGGCCG